The following coding sequences lie in one Schistosoma mansoni strain Puerto Rico chromosome 3, complete genome genomic window:
- a CDS encoding putative uridine phosphorylase, whose amino-acid sequence MATVQPIVNSHLSELDEDVFHHFGFTTKSFDFKEKFGDVKFVCVCGSSGRIHNFAISMAKLAGLALPVENIAGSHARFVLYKVDHILFADHGMGIPSALIMLHEVTKLLHYAGCKDVLFIRLGTSGGLGVKPGTIVLSDRCVNTKLEPYNELCILGKPVRRQTIVDLNTVNELKKLSENLSLECSVVVGGTIAANDFYEEQGRLDGSICTFSKEEKLAFLQSAYEHGIRNMEMEGTAITSHCYLTGHRAILVCVTAVNRLEGDQITISTDEFTLFAQRPGQLVGEYLKRNNGIIVR is encoded by the exons ATGGCGACAGTGCAACCGATTGTGAATAGTCATTTAAGTGAACTAGATGAAGATGTGTTCCATCATTTCGGATTCACCACAAAGTCATTTGATTTCAAAGAGAAGTTTGGTGATGTCAAG TTCGTCTGTGTATGTGGTAGCAGTGGTAGAATCCATAATTTTGCAATATCAATGGCTAAATTAGCTGGTTTGGCATTACCTGTAGAAAATATAGCCGGTTCGCATGCCAGATTTGTACTTTACAAAGTGGATCATATATTATTTGCAGAT CATGGAATGGGCATACCATCAGCATTAATTATGCTGCATGAAGTGACGAAATTATTACATTATGCTGGTTGCAAAGATGTGTTGTTTATACGTTTAGGAACATCCGGTGGTCTAG GAGTGAAACCTGGTACAATAGTGTTGTCCGATCGTTGCGTGAATACCAAATTAGAACCATATAACGAATTG TGTATTCTTGGTAAACCTGTCCGTCGACAAACTATAGTGGACTTAAACACTGTAAATGAGTTGAAAAAGCTTTCTGAGAATCTTTCGTTGGAATGTTCAGTTGTTGTTGGTGGTACAATCGCTGCCAATGACTTTTATGAAG AGCAAGGAAGATTGGATGGATCGATTTGTACTTTTAGCAAAGAAGAGAAGTTAGCTTTTCTTCAGTCGGCTTATGAGCATGGAATAAGAAATATGGAAATGGAGGGTACAGCAATTACATCTCATTGCTATTTAACCGGTCATCGAG CTATTCTAGTTTGTGTAACAGCTGTAAATCGTCTTGAAGGTGATCAAATTACTATATCTACCGATGAatttacattatttgcacaGAGACCTGGTCAACTAGTTGGAGAATATTTGAAAAGAAACAATGGGATAATTGTTCGTTAA